The genomic segment ATTAGGCATAAGCTTTGTTTCAATAAAATAACTCATTATCCTGTTCAGCACACCTTTTGCCATAGCCGCGACTGTTGATAGAAAGTTTAAGCGTTTTTATACTTTGTCTATCCTCATCTTTGTATCAAGCACGTATAAACTTTATTTTATCATATTTTATACCAAAAGAAAAAGCCTTAAAATAGCTTTTTAGCAAGAATTTTTGAAATGTTATCTATTATTCTTATTTTTTGCTATACTAGAAAGAAAGCTAGTAACAAGGAGAATAGATATGGTTGAACAAAAACAACGTTCTGAGTTTCCAGAAAAGGAACTGTGGGACTTAACAGCTCTCTATCAAGACCGTGAAGATTTCCTACGGGCGATTGAAAAAACTCGTGAAGACATTAACCAGTTCATACGGGATTATAAGGACAACCTTCATACTTTTGAGGATTTTGAAAAGGCCTTTGCTGAATTGGAACAAATCTATATTCAAAGAAGTCATATCGGCAACTACAGTTTTATGCCACAAACAACGGACTACGGTGATGAAAACTTTGCACAGATTGCGCAAGCTGGTACAGATTTCGAAACAGAAGCTAACGTTGCTCTCAGCTTCTTTGATGCAGCCTTGGTCAATGCTGACGAAGAAATTCTTAATCGTCTCGAACAACTATCACATTTGACTGCCGCAATTCGCCAAGCAAAAATCCAAAAAGCTCACTACTTAGGGGCTGATGTCGAAAAGACTCTGACAAATCTTAGTGAAGTTTTTTACAGCCCACAGGATATTTACACTAAGATGCGGGCTGGCGACTTTGCCATGGCTGACTTCGAAGTAAACGGCAAAGTTTATAAAAACAGCTTTGTTACCTATGAGAATTTCTATCAAAACCACGAAAATGCAGAAATCCGTGAAAAAGCTTTCCGCTCTTTCTCAGAAGGCCTTCGTCAGCACCAAAATGCTGCTGCTGCTGCCTATCTGGCTCAGGTCAAATCTGAAAAGCTTCTAGCAGATATGAAAGGCTATGACTCTGTCTTTGACTATCTTTTGGCTGAGCAAGAGGTAGATCGCTCTATGTTCGATCGGCAAATTGACTTCATCATGACTGAATTTGCACCTGTTGCACAAAAGTTCCTCAAGCACGTTGCTAAGATCAACGGCCTCGAAAAAATGACCTTTGCAGATTGGAAGCTGGACTTGGACAGTGCACTCAATCCTGATGTCACTATTGAGGACGCTTATGACTTAGTGATGAAATCCGTTGCTCCACTCGGAGAAGAATATACACGCGAAATTGCCAATTACCAAAAAGAGCGCTGGGTGGATTTTGCAGCGAATGCTGGCAAGGACTCTGGCGGCTATGCCACTGATCCTTATCGCGTGCATCCTTATGTTCTTATGAGCTGGACAGGCCGTATGAGTGATGTGTATACTCTGATTCATGAAATTGGTCACTCTGGTCAGTTCATCTTCTCTGACAATAGTCAAAGCTATTTCAATACCCACATGTCGACCTATTACGTAGAAGCTCCTTCTACCTTCAACGAACTCTTACTTAGCGACTATTTGGAACATCAATTTGACAATCCACGTCAAAAGCGATTTGCACTCGCTCACCGTCTAACGGACACTTACTTCCATAACTTTATCACCCATCTCTTGGAAGCAGCCTTCCAACGCCGGGTTTATAATCTCGTTGAAACAGGCGAAACTTTTGGAGCAACGAAGCTTAACAGTATTATGAAAGAAGTTCTTACCGAGTTTTGGGGGGATGCAGTCGAAATCGACGATGATGCTGCGCTCACTTGGATGCGGCAAAGTCACTATTATATGGGGCTATACAGCTATACCTACTCTGCTGGACTTGTCATCTCTACTACCGGCTATCTTCATTTGAAAAATGACAAAAATGGAGCTCACGATTGGCTCACCTTCCTCAAATCTGGTGGAAGTAAAACGCCACTTGAGACTGCTCGTATCATCGGAGCCGACATTTCCACAGACAAACCACTCCGCGACACAATTCAGTTCTTGTCTGATACAGTTGATCAGATTATTACCTACAGCGAGGAATTAGGAGAATAGATTATCTACACAGCTTCAGATTTCAATTTGAAGCTGTTTTATATGAATTGATTTAAAACAAAATTTTTAAGTTTGTGGTAATTTGAAAAATTTCACTTCCTAGTTATTGAAAGCGATAATAAGTTGTGATATGATATTTTCGAAAACCAATTTATGTGAGGGAAATATGAAAAAGTGGAAAAATAATTCTAGGCTCAACATCGTTCTTGCTATCATGAGTGTTGTTCTAATCATCTTATTGGCTCCAATTACAATGCCATTAATGTTTCTAGGTGGTGTTTTGGGTATTTGGTATTTCGCAAAGCGAAATCCAAGTGTTTTCAAAAGAAATATAGCAATTGCTGCAGCGATAATAGGAATACTAGGAAGCTATACAGTAAGTAAATTCAATCTTGAATCCTCCGAAAGCCAACAAAGTCAAACTCAAGTAGTTTCTTCTACATCTAGAACTTCATCTTCAAACTCTTCAAAAGCAAGCAGTTCCTCCTCAAACTCCGATTCTAGTAGAGAAAAAGAAGAAAAACTCGAAAAAGAAAAGAAAGAGAAGAAAGCGGAGGAAGAGCGAAAACAAAAAGAGGCGGCAGAGAGAAAAGCTAAAGAAGAACAGGCTCAAAAAGAAGCTCAAATTCAGCGCATCACCCAGCAAGGTGAACAGGCTGTTAAACAACTTGAGGATAATCAAGTAGCCGAGAACATTGCTCCAGCTCAAGCTGCCGTTGAGCAAATTACCGAGCCAAATAAAAAAGGAGCTCTTCAACATCGAATTAATCTTGTACAAAATGCAATTCAGCAACGAGCTGAGCAAGCTCGACAAGAGGCAGAGAGACAAGCAGCATCTCAACAAGAAGAGACTGTAGCTGCTAGTGGCTATTTTAGAGATAAAAGGGGCAGATGGCATCGCCCAAATGGTCAATATGCTTCAAAGAAGGAAATTGCAGAAGCGGGATTGCCTTGGTAAAATACATTCCTACAATATATTAAAAAGAGAAATGAGATCTTGTAACAAGAGACATTGTTTTCCATCATAATTCCCATCAAACAGGTAGTTTACAAGCACACATGATTGGAGACTGGGACGAAAGTTTCTAGCTTCAAAGGAGACCGTTTAATAAATTAACGATGCTACAGCTAACCACTCCAATAGTCTACTGGATTATTGGATGTCGGAAATAAAACATCCATAAGGATGTGTCAAAAACACGACTTTGAATTGGTGGATTTTGCAAAGCAAGTTCTCAAGTCTATTGCTTTTCAAGCTCGGAAGAGCGCCTAATCATCCTCGTAGGAGTAAGACAACGGACTAGATTTTTTTCAAAATGGGTTCTGTCTCACTCCCTTTTATTTTGTATAAGATAAACTATATACCTTTTTACGTCATATTTTCCCCTTTCGCTTTATCGTAATCCTGAATATCTTTATTGTATCGCATTTGGAGTTTTTGGGTATAACCAACATTGCGCACCCGCATAATAAGTGGTTTATTTGTCTCGCACCTTACGGAGCGAGACGGACTAAAAGTCACAAAATAAAAAACTCTCTGAAATCAGAGAGCTAATTTGAGCTCGGGCTAAAATCCATACAAAACAAAAAGGCTACCCAATTTAGAGTAGCCTCATTTTCAAGATATGCTCAATTGAACACGGCCTAAGCATGCTGATAAAAACACAAAGCCCTCTGAAGTCAGAGAGCTGATTTGAGCTCGGGCTAAAATCCTAGTAAAAAAGATGAAACTCCTTGTGTTCATCGAACACTATATTGTTTCCCTATTTCATACGGATTTTTGGCGCCCTTAACATCATGATTCTTGCTGGATAAAACGTTTATAGACAAGGCGACGAGCCGAAGATTGTACTGATGATACATCGAGGCGAAGCCAACGAAGTATAGAAACGTTTTAGACGCAAGATTAGCGACGAAGTCCAAGAGAGTTGATTAACTCACGGTAACGGTTAACGTCGTTCTTACGCAAGTATGCAAGAAGGTTACGACGGCGACCGATTTTCTTCATCAAACCACGGTAAGTAGCGTGGTCTTTTTTGTGTTGTTTGATGTGTTCGTTAAGGTGGTTGATTTCCCAAGTAAGGACAGCTACTTGTACCTCTACTGAACCAGTGTCACCTTCGTGACGTGCATATTGTGCAATGATTTCATTTTTTTTCTCTTTTGAGATTGCCATGATAAGCTCCTTTTCTTTACGCTTCATCCGAGTGACAGGTTTGGCATGGCCTGCAACCAAGAAGAAGTTATTTGTCTCTATGACATTCTTATTTTACCAAGAAGGAAAGTTTTTGTCAACTGATACAAATTATAAGAGTTCTACGCCAAATCGTTTGAGACTTTTTATTTCTTCCTGTGTCAAACGACGAAAAGCTCCTGTTACCAACTCTTTATCCAAAGTTAATGGTCCCATAGCAAGGCGCTCTAAGTCTGCTACTTTTTTACCACAAGCTGCAACCATTCGCTTCACTTGATGAAATTTTCCTTCAGAAATTGTAATCTCTACAAGAGAAGTCTGCTGCTCTTCATTTACTTTTACTATGGTCAACTTTGCAGGCTGACAGGTAAAGTCCTTAAGCTCTATTCCTGCTTCAAAGCGTATCCTATCTTCTTCAGTCATGATGCCATCTACTTTTGCACGGTAAACTTTTGCTACATGTTTTTTAGGAGACAACATCGCATGTGCCAAAGCACCATTATTGGTTAATAACAAAAGTCCGTGAGTGTCAATATCAAGTCGTCCAACTGGAAAAACTTCTTTCTGGCGTG from the Streptococcus constellatus subsp. constellatus genome contains:
- the pepF gene encoding oligoendopeptidase F; amino-acid sequence: MVEQKQRSEFPEKELWDLTALYQDREDFLRAIEKTREDINQFIRDYKDNLHTFEDFEKAFAELEQIYIQRSHIGNYSFMPQTTDYGDENFAQIAQAGTDFETEANVALSFFDAALVNADEEILNRLEQLSHLTAAIRQAKIQKAHYLGADVEKTLTNLSEVFYSPQDIYTKMRAGDFAMADFEVNGKVYKNSFVTYENFYQNHENAEIREKAFRSFSEGLRQHQNAAAAAYLAQVKSEKLLADMKGYDSVFDYLLAEQEVDRSMFDRQIDFIMTEFAPVAQKFLKHVAKINGLEKMTFADWKLDLDSALNPDVTIEDAYDLVMKSVAPLGEEYTREIANYQKERWVDFAANAGKDSGGYATDPYRVHPYVLMSWTGRMSDVYTLIHEIGHSGQFIFSDNSQSYFNTHMSTYYVEAPSTFNELLLSDYLEHQFDNPRQKRFALAHRLTDTYFHNFITHLLEAAFQRRVYNLVETGETFGATKLNSIMKEVLTEFWGDAVEIDDDAALTWMRQSHYYMGLYSYTYSAGLVISTTGYLHLKNDKNGAHDWLTFLKSGGSKTPLETARIIGADISTDKPLRDTIQFLSDTVDQIITYSEELGE
- a CDS encoding mitofilin family membrane protein, with the protein product MKKWKNNSRLNIVLAIMSVVLIILLAPITMPLMFLGGVLGIWYFAKRNPSVFKRNIAIAAAIIGILGSYTVSKFNLESSESQQSQTQVVSSTSRTSSSNSSKASSSSSNSDSSREKEEKLEKEKKEKKAEEERKQKEAAERKAKEEQAQKEAQIQRITQQGEQAVKQLEDNQVAENIAPAQAAVEQITEPNKKGALQHRINLVQNAIQQRAEQARQEAERQAASQQEETVAASGYFRDKRGRWHRPNGQYASKKEIAEAGLPW
- the rpsO gene encoding 30S ribosomal protein S15, with product MAISKEKKNEIIAQYARHEGDTGSVEVQVAVLTWEINHLNEHIKQHKKDHATYRGLMKKIGRRRNLLAYLRKNDVNRYRELINSLGLRR
- a CDS encoding pseudouridine synthase: MRLDKFLVEMGLGSRTEVKQLLKKKQVLVNGKAVTSAKVQVDEYQDEISVNKRVLDYERFVYYLLNKPKGVISATEDANHQTVLDLLDESARQKEVFPVGRLDIDTHGLLLLTNNGALAHAMLSPKKHVAKVYRAKVDGIMTEEDRIRFEAGIELKDFTCQPAKLTIVKVNEEQQTSLVEITISEGKFHQVKRMVAACGKKVADLERLAMGPLTLDKELVTGAFRRLTQEEIKSLKRFGVELL